CGACGCCAGCCCTCGGCCGGAACCGCTTACTCAGGCGACCCCGGGCTCCAACAGCCCGGCGCGCAGCTGCTTGATGATGCGGCTGATGAGCCGTGAGACGTGCATCTGGGAGACGCCGATGTGGTCGGCGATCTGCGCCTGGGTGAGCTCCTCGACGAAACGCAGATGGATGATCCGGCGCTCACGCTCGTCGAGACCGGCGATCAGAGGCGCCAACGAGTGGAAGTCCTCGACGAGTTCCAGCGACGGATCCTCCTCACCGAGGAGGTCGGCCAGGACGGACTCGCCGTTCCCGGCGTCGGAGGTGACGGCCGCGTCGAGGGAGGCGGACTGGTAGCCGTTGGCGGCCTTGCGGGCCTCGATCACCTCTTCCTCCGACAGCGACATCAGCTGTGCGAGCTCGGGGGTGGTCGGCGTGCGGCCCAGCCGGGAGCGGAGTTCCTCCGTCGCCCTGGTCAGCTCCACGCGCGCCTCCTGCAGGCGGCGTGGCACATGGACCGCCCAGCTCGTGTCGCGGAAGAAGCGCTTGATCTCGCCGACGATGTACGGGACGGCGAACGTCGTGAACTCGACCTCCCGGGACACCTCGAAGCGGTCGATGGCCTTGATCAGCCCGATGGTCCCGACCTGGACGACGTCCTCCAGCGAGTCCCCACGGGCGCGGAAGCGCGACGCGGCGTACCGCACGAGCGACAGGTTGATCTCGATCAACGTGTTGCGTACGTACTGGTGTTCGTGCGTACCTTCGTCCAGCATGGCCAGGCGGTCGAAGAACTGACGCGACAACTCGCGTGCGTCCTGGGGCCTCACCCTCGTCGGATCCTCGATCAGCGGCAGCGCCGCCCCGTCCGTCGTGGCCGTCTCCTGTGCCGTGGCCGTTGCCTGCGCCACCGTCACGGCTGCCATGCCGCCCTCCTCATCGCCGGAACCAGTTGCCTATCCCCGCGTGCCCTGGCTGGCGCGGCTCACTCCCCTTCGGACGCCGGAAACACGGCACGGCGGTGAGTTCTGGCGTGAAGTCGCCCCTGGACGCGGACGATTCCGGACACGCCGTCCTCGGAAGTCCCCGGCCGAGGCCGGCCCCTTTGTCGCCCCTCGTTCGTCCGGGGCAGTTTGCGTGGTCGGTCGTGGGGCATGCGGGATTTCGTGCTTCGGACCAGAGGCGCACCGGTGCTAGAGGTGTGACCGCTCCGGGGCTTTCGTGCCCCGTGCACCGTTTCCCACGGAGATTCCCTGAGAACGCCGTTCAGGAGCTGTTCCCCATGCTGGTTGAGACGTCCGCTCATGGTTCCGACCCCGCTGCCGCCCGTCCCCGAGTGTCCGGTGGACGCGTCTACGACGACGCCCCCGACACCGCTGCCGACTTCGCCCGCCTGGCCGCTCTGCCCGAAGGGCCCGAACGAGACGCGGTACGCGACGAACTCACCAAGGCGTGGCTGCCCATGGCCCACCGCATCGCCGGCCGATTCCGCAACCGCGGGGAGTCGCTGGAGGATCTGCGCCAGGTCGCGGCCCTCGGACTGGTGAAGGCGATAGACCGGTTCGAGCCCGGACGAGGGGCCTTCGAGAGCTATGCCGTGCCCACCGTCACCGGAGAGATCAAGCGGCACTTCCGCGACCGGATGTGGGCCCTGCGGGTCCCCCGCCGGGTCCAGGAGCTGCGCAACAAGGTGCGGTTCGCGCGCCGCGACCTCGCCGAGAGGGCGGGCGGCGCCATGCCGTCGGTCGCCGAGATCGCCGCCCACGCGGGGCTCACCGAGGACGAGGCCAACGCGGGGCTGGAGGCCCTGGAGAGCTTCAGCACGCTCTCCCTCGACGCCGAGATGTCCTCGAGCGACGACGGCTTCAGCCTCGCCGACACGATCGGCTCCTGCGACGAGGCGTACGACGTCGTCGTCGACCGGGAGGCGGCGAAGGAGGGACTGCGGCGGCTGCCCGAGCGCGAGCGCGCCATCTTGTACATGCGCTTCTTCGAGGACATGACGCAAAGCCGCATCGCCGACCGCCTGGGCATCTCCCAGATGCATGTCTCCCGCATCATCAGCCGGTGCTGCGCGCGGGTACGGGACGAGGCCCTCGACCCGGGGTCGGGGCCGGAGCACTGAGGCGGCGGGGCCCGGTGACGAAGAAGGCGGCAACGACACGGAGGAGGAAACGATGTGAGCAACGACAGAATCTGGTCGTACCCTCCCGGCAGCGGCCACCAGGAGGGGCGGACGCTCACGGGGTTCACCGTCGAGGCGACCGACGGGATCGTCGGCCATGTGGACCGCCAGGCCGACGACACACCCCTGCGGCATTTGATCGTCGACACGGGCGCGTGGGTGTTCGGCAGAAGCCTGCTGATACCCGCGGGCACGGTCACCGGCGTGGACATGAGGACCCGGGTGGTCACCGTGGGGTGTACCCGGGCGGAGGCCAAGGCGGCTCCCCGATTCGAGACCGACCGCGAGACCCTCGATCCCGCGTACCTGTCCGCCGTCGGTGCGTACTACGCCGCTCTGCCCCATGGTTCGGGCGCGAACGGGTAGCCGAGCCACATGGACGTGGACGGACGACGATGAGCGGAGACGACAGCGTGCGAGGAGTGAAGTGACACAAGCCGCAGCCCCCTTGGTGCGCGCCTGCGATGCTCGGGGCAAGACGAGCGTCCCGCGGGCAGCGAACGAGCAACCGTGAAGCCGGCGGAGCGCCGTCCGGCCGGGGACAGCGGGACGGCGCGTGGCCGGTCGGTCCCGATCACCAGCGCGGCGACGGCACGTAGGTATGTGCGGTCGGTCGTGGACGAGCACTGGCGTGCGCCGTCCGGCGCCGCGAGCGAGAGAGCCGTCATGGACCTCCTGCTGGTCGTGTCGGAACTGGTCACCAACGCCATCCGGCACGGCGGCGGCCTCGCGGGGTTCGAGGTGGCCTTGCTTCCCGAGGGGGTGAGGCTGAGCGTGCACGACTACAGCGACGCCGTCCCCTCCGCCGCCTACGGGCCGGGCACCTTGCCCCAATCGCACGAGGGCAGCGGATACGGATGGCCGCTGATCATCCGTCTCTCCCGGGAGATCCTCATCGAGCGCCGCCGGGAGGGCGGCAAGACGGTCGGCGTGCTGGTGCCGCTGACATGAGAGACCAGGGCAGGAACGCGTGTACGTCCTTCACCAGGGCAGGAACGCGTGCACGTCCTTGCCGTCCGCACGCACCACCACGCTGACCTGATCGCACAGTGTGTGGATCAGGTACCAGCCGATACCGCCGCCACCGCCCTTGCCGGGGTGGAAGGGACGCGGCGCAGGCGGAGTGGTGCTCGTGTCGCCGAGCGTCACGTGCACACCGTCGAGCGCCCTGCGCAGCGTCAGCTCGAACGGCCCCGGAGCGTACTGGATGGCGTTGGCGGCGAGCTCGCTGACGACCAGCAGGATGTCGTCCCGGTACTCGGGCGCCGCCGGCGGTGAGGACCGCGCCAGCGTGGCCAGGAACTCCTCCGCGCACTGGCGGGCTCTCGTCACATCACCGAATCCCCCGTCAAACCCGACCTCCCAGTCCTCGATCTCTTCGGAGGACGGTTTGCCGCCCCCACGCGATTCGGTAGCCATCACACCTTCTTCGGCCCGTTCGCCCGGCGGCCGCGGTGACTCGTCGTACTGCTTCCACCCCGCTGGTTCCCAGCCAGGGCGCGGCTACTCGTCCTGAATTGGTCGAAGCGGTGAGGCACCACGGACGAGAGCGACGACAGAGCCTGTTGCGCCGACGGGACCGCGGGTCAGCCGGCGAACACCCTGCCTTCCTTGACCTCGTAGTGCGTGGGCTCCGAGCAGCCGATGGAAGGTGTGATCAGCAGGCTCACGGTGAGCGGCGCGGGGTCCGTGCTCGCGGTGGAGAACTCGCAGACGGCACCACTGCCCGTCAGCGGGTACCAGAACCACCCGTCGACGTCTCCCACGGTGACCCGGTCGGACTCCTTCCACGCGCCACCGCTCTGGGTGTAGACCTGCAGCCGCACCGAGGCGGCGTTCTCGTCCTGCGTCGACCGCAGGGCGGTCAGCGTGACCTTGTAGTCGCTGCCGAGGACGGACGAGGCGATCTGCCGCGTCTGCGGTGCCGCGGCGCCGGCGCTGGACGCTCCTGCGCCCGCCGCACCGAGGACGGCCGCCGTCAGAAGGGTGACGCCCGCGGTCACGGCGCGACGAGTGCGGTTGCGGTTGCGGTGCTGATTGCGGACCAGGCTCATGTGTTCCCCCGTTGGAACGAGATGTGCTGGACGGTCGGATTGGTTCGTACGGTGGTTGAGACCAGTCACCTGCCCGGAGGGTTGTACGGCGTCGCGCCGCGGGGCCCGCGGCGCGTCCGGCTGCGGCCGTGCGGCAGGATGAGCACCATGAGCGTAGTCAAGATCAACGTACTGACCGTCCCCGCCGAGCAGCGCGAGACGCTGGAGAAGCGCTTCGCCTCCCGTGCGCACGCCGTGGAGAGCTCCGACGGGTTCGAGTGGTTCGAACTCCTGCGGCCGGTCGAGGGCACCGACACCTACCTCGTGTACACGCGCTGGCGTGACGAGGAGTCCTTCCAGGCCTGGATGGAGGGCCCCATGAAGTCGGCCCACCAGGGCGGCGGGGCGGAAGGCGGAGAGCGCCCCAAGCCGGCGGCCAGCGGGTCCACTTTGTGGTCCTTCGAGGTCGTGCAGCAGGCGGGGCCGAAGGGCGAGTAGCGCGCAGCGGTCACTGGCGGGGGCTTCGCCCCCGCCGTCGCTCGGCCCCGATCGCGTCCGATGCCAGAATGCGGGGATGTCGTCCTCTCACAGCCTCCCCGGTTCCCCTGACGGACGTCTTCGGGCCCAGTTGGTGACACTGGTCGAGGGCATCGCCCCTTGGGACGAACCTGGAGCGGGCCCACTTGCGCACGGCCGGCGAGTGGCTCCGCAGCGGTGCCCCGGTGTACAGGATCCGTAAGCCTGACGTCCCGAAGACGCACCTCGTGAGCTACGTCGTCGTACTGGACGACAAGCGCCGGGGAACTGCTGCTCGTCGCGCACCGCAAAGCCGGCCTGTGGCTCCCAACTGGAGTACGGGCGGGTTCAGGTGTGCGACCACTACGGTGTCGTGCCGTGGCGGCTGACGCCCCGCCACGTCGACGGCTACTACCGTGACGCGGCAGGCCGCCTGCACTGGCGCACCCCCGACGACGACGGCCTGGCGCCCTCCTCCTCGGCGATCCTCTCGCCCTACGACACCACGGCGCGCTACGTCCGGCACGGGCACATCATCAGCTGGAAGGCGTTCGCCGCGCATGTCACCGAGACGTGTGCCTCCGGCAGCGTCAACGTGATCACGGACGTGGCGACCACCTCGGCCGCCACCAACGACGGCCAGGCCCTGCCCGGTATCCATGCCCGTCTGGCGCGTCGCGGGCTGCTGCCCGCCGAGCACCTGGTCGACGGCGGCTACACCTCCCTGGTCCACCTGGAACGAGCCGAGCGCGAACACCAGATCACCGTCAGCGGCCCCCTGCCGGCCAACCCCACCCGCCAGCACCGCAGGAACGAAGGCTTCGACCGGGACGACTTCCACATCGACTTCGACCGCCGCCAGGTCACCTGCCCCCAGGGCCAGGTCAGCGCGGGCTGGCACGGCCCCTACCCGACCTCCTCGCCCACCGCCGCCCCGCTGATCGTGGCCCGGTTCACCAAGAGCCAGTGCCGCCCCTGCCCGGCCCGTACCCGCTTGCACCACCACCGCCGACAGCGCCCGGAACGTGGGCTTTCCCCCACGAGAACTCCGCGACCTGCAACTCCGCGTCCGCGCCGAACAGCAGACCCTCGACTGGAAGACCCGCTACGCGGTCCGCTCCGGAGTCGAGGGCACCATCAACGAGTTCGCCCACGGACACGGCATGCGCCACTGCCGCTACCGAGGACAGCCGAAAGCCCACCTGCAACACGTCCTCACGGCCATCGCCGTGAAACATCGAACGCCTCAGCGGTCAGCCAGCGACCGAGGAAGCCTCTTCGCCGAGACCGCCGACCGCTTTCCAGACCTTCCTCGACCAGAACGAGGTCCCCCGGGTCACAATCCTGGCGAACCCTCGGCAGCTGAGCCCGACCATCCAAGATCCCCGACAGAGTCAAGCTGAGCTTGGTGTTCAACCTCGGCCGTTCACCTGACCCTCTGATCTTGGTTCATTCCCGGGACAACAGGGCGGCCGTTCTTCACGCTTCGAGGTGTCGAGCAACGTTGCGTGAAGGAACGGCCGCTGGAAGCGCCTCGATGGCCAGTGGCTTGTCGGGACTTTCCGGTCCGCTGCTCGCGGGCCGGGTGCAGAGAAGGCGTGAGATCCCCCGCTGGGTGACCGCCCGCCGCCCGGTCGGCATCGACGGCAGATGAGCAGGGAACCCCGACGAGCTTGCGTGACGCCGCGCCTGACGCCCCATGGGGAGAAGCGCTTCGACACGCAACCTTTCGAACTCGATTGAGGTTCCATGCGGATTAGCCCGTTCTCTCCGTCGTCAGGTTGCGCTAGGCTCCCGCAACGTGTCGAAGCGCTTCGACGATGACGCCTTCGACATGGGGGAAGGACCTTCGACTCGATGGAGAGTTCCATGCCGAGTTCAACCGGTTTCACTCGTCGCCAGGTCATGACGACCTCCGCGGCCCTCGCCGTCACGGCGTTGTCCATCCCGACGGCCGCCCAGGCCGCCGCCCGGTCCACCGGTTCCGCCGCGTCGGCGTCCGCGATGGATGTCGTCGCACACATGCAGCCCGGCTGGAATCTGGGCAACAGCTTCGAGGCCATCGGCGCCGACGAGACGGCGTGGGGCAACCCGCGGGTGACCCAGGCGTTCTTGCGCAGGGTGAAGGCGCAGGGATTCAAAAGCATCCGGATACCGGTGACTTGGGGTCAGCACGAGGGCCCCGCTCCCACCTACACCCTCGACCAGGTGTTCCTGGCCAGGATCAAGCAGGTGGTCGACTGGGCCCTGGCCGAGGGCTTCTACGTTCTGATCAACATGCACGGCGACGCGTGGCAGTGGGTGCCGAACATGCCGACCCAGCATGACGCGGTCCTGGCCCAGTACACGGCCACCTGGCAGCAGATCGCGGCCACCTTCCGGGACGCATCGCGCCGACTGCTCTTCGAGAGCATCAACGAGCCCTTCTTCACCGGCAGCTCCGGCGATCAGCAGAACGCCGTTCTGATGAACGAGCTCAACACGACCTTCCACTCCGTCGTGCGCGCGACCGGCGGAGGCAATGCCGACCGCCTGCTCGTCATGCCGACCCTCGGGGACACCCCGGATCAGCCCAAGATCGACACCCTGCTCGCCACCTTCTCCGCGCTCGACGACCCCAACCTCGTGGCCTCGGTCCACTACTACAGCTTCTGGCCCTTCAGCGTGAACCTCGCCGGCTACACGACCTTCAACGCGGCCACCCAGCAGGACCTGACCGACACGTTCGACCTGCTGCACAGGGCCTTCGTGGCCAAGGGGATCCCGGTCGTCGTCGGTGAGTACGGGCTGCTCGGCTGGGACTCCGGCCCCGGCACGGTCGAACAGGGCGAGACGCTCAAGTACCTCGAGTATCTCGGCTACTACGCGCGCTACCGGGGCTTGACCACGATGCTGTGGGACAACGGCAGTCGCTTCAACCGCCGCACCCTGCAATGGAACGACCCGAGCCTCTATGCGCAGATACGGTCGAGCTGGACCGGGCGCTCCGGCACCGCGTCCACCGATCAGCTCTTCGTGCCCAAGGGCAAGACCCCGACGGACGCGACGATCACGCTGAACCTCAACGGCACCAGGCTGCTGAGGATCGATGTCGGCACCCGCCCCCTGATCCGGGGCGTGGACTACACCGTCAGCGGCAACACGCTGACGATCGCAGCGGCGACGCTCAGCCGGCTGACCGCATCACAGGAGTACGGCACGAATGCCGTCCTGTCCCTCCGGTTCACGGAAGGAATTCCTTGGGCCGTCAACGTCATCACCTATGACAAGCCGGTACTGACGAGCGCGACGGGTACGACGACCTCGCTGGTGATACCCGCCGCGTTCAACGGCGACAAGTTGGCGACCATGGAAGCCGTCTACGCCGACGGCACCGCCGCCGGTCCGCAGTCCTGGACGACGTACCAGCAGTTCAATGTGGCCTTCACACCGGACTACACCGCAGGCACGATCACCTTGCCGACCGCGTTCTTCGACGGTGTCACCGACAACACCACCGTGACCCTCACCTTCCACTTCTGGAGCGGGGCGATCTTGACGTACACGTTGACCAGGTCCGGCACCGCGGTCACGGGCACCTCTGCCTGAAAACGGGTCCACCAGCAATGAGGCGATATCTCAGGTGGTGAGTTCGGCACGTTTCTTGTAGCAGGTCAGGGCGGCGGCGAGGCCGAGGAAGGCGAGGAGGTGGCTGCCTTTTCGTTCGTACCGGATGGTGAGGCGGCGGTAGCCGAACAGCCAGGAGACCGCTCGATCTTCCAGCGG
Above is a window of Streptomyces sp. DT2A-34 DNA encoding:
- a CDS encoding ATP-binding protein, encoding MKPAERRPAGDSGTARGRSVPITSAATARRYVRSVVDEHWRAPSGAASERAVMDLLLVVSELVTNAIRHGGGLAGFEVALLPEGVRLSVHDYSDAVPSAAYGPGTLPQSHEGSGYGWPLIIRLSREILIERRREGGKTVGVLVPLT
- a CDS encoding ATP-binding protein; the protein is MATESRGGGKPSSEEIEDWEVGFDGGFGDVTRARQCAEEFLATLARSSPPAAPEYRDDILLVVSELAANAIQYAPGPFELTLRRALDGVHVTLGDTSTTPPAPRPFHPGKGGGGGIGWYLIHTLCDQVSVVVRADGKDVHAFLPW
- a CDS encoding SigB/SigF/SigG family RNA polymerase sigma factor; amino-acid sequence: MLVETSAHGSDPAAARPRVSGGRVYDDAPDTAADFARLAALPEGPERDAVRDELTKAWLPMAHRIAGRFRNRGESLEDLRQVAALGLVKAIDRFEPGRGAFESYAVPTVTGEIKRHFRDRMWALRVPRRVQELRNKVRFARRDLAERAGGAMPSVAEIAAHAGLTEDEANAGLEALESFSTLSLDAEMSSSDDGFSLADTIGSCDEAYDVVVDREAAKEGLRRLPERERAILYMRFFEDMTQSRIADRLGISQMHVSRIISRCCARVRDEALDPGSGPEH
- a CDS encoding RNA polymerase sigma factor SigF; amino-acid sequence: MAAVTVAQATATAQETATTDGAALPLIEDPTRVRPQDARELSRQFFDRLAMLDEGTHEHQYVRNTLIEINLSLVRYAASRFRARGDSLEDVVQVGTIGLIKAIDRFEVSREVEFTTFAVPYIVGEIKRFFRDTSWAVHVPRRLQEARVELTRATEELRSRLGRTPTTPELAQLMSLSEEEVIEARKAANGYQSASLDAAVTSDAGNGESVLADLLGEEDPSLELVEDFHSLAPLIAGLDERERRIIHLRFVEELTQAQIADHIGVSQMHVSRLISRIIKQLRAGLLEPGVA
- a CDS encoding transposase; protein product: MGFPPRELRDLQLRVRAEQQTLDWKTRYAVRSGVEGTINEFAHGHGMRHCRYRGQPKAHLQHVLTAIAVKHRTPQRSASDRGSLFAETADRFPDLPRPERGPPGHNPGEPSAAEPDHPRSPTESS
- a CDS encoding antibiotic biosynthesis monooxygenase, producing the protein MSVVKINVLTVPAEQRETLEKRFASRAHAVESSDGFEWFELLRPVEGTDTYLVYTRWRDEESFQAWMEGPMKSAHQGGGAEGGERPKPAASGSTLWSFEVVQQAGPKGE
- a CDS encoding cellulase family glycosylhydrolase encodes the protein MPSSTGFTRRQVMTTSAALAVTALSIPTAAQAAARSTGSAASASAMDVVAHMQPGWNLGNSFEAIGADETAWGNPRVTQAFLRRVKAQGFKSIRIPVTWGQHEGPAPTYTLDQVFLARIKQVVDWALAEGFYVLINMHGDAWQWVPNMPTQHDAVLAQYTATWQQIAATFRDASRRLLFESINEPFFTGSSGDQQNAVLMNELNTTFHSVVRATGGGNADRLLVMPTLGDTPDQPKIDTLLATFSALDDPNLVASVHYYSFWPFSVNLAGYTTFNAATQQDLTDTFDLLHRAFVAKGIPVVVGEYGLLGWDSGPGTVEQGETLKYLEYLGYYARYRGLTTMLWDNGSRFNRRTLQWNDPSLYAQIRSSWTGRSGTASTDQLFVPKGKTPTDATITLNLNGTRLLRIDVGTRPLIRGVDYTVSGNTLTIAAATLSRLTASQEYGTNAVLSLRFTEGIPWAVNVITYDKPVLTSATGTTTSLVIPAAFNGDKLATMEAVYADGTAAGPQSWTTYQQFNVAFTPDYTAGTITLPTAFFDGVTDNTTVTLTFHFWSGAILTYTLTRSGTAVTGTSA
- a CDS encoding PRC-barrel domain containing protein, giving the protein MSNDRIWSYPPGSGHQEGRTLTGFTVEATDGIVGHVDRQADDTPLRHLIVDTGAWVFGRSLLIPAGTVTGVDMRTRVVTVGCTRAEAKAAPRFETDRETLDPAYLSAVGAYYAALPHGSGANG